From a region of the Aeoliella mucimassa genome:
- a CDS encoding TVP38/TMEM64 family protein: MRLLVRLVGVIAIVLAIPMVTALFWSGPLESLLERWQAEPPSTGWVAGLLIALLASDILLPVPSGPVITLAGGQIGVLPTAIAAWTGLMLGGLAAFAVAKRLGPAVTRRLASPEDLEGLKSTARQHDAWLLLVTRPLPILAEATVLLCGTLDTSWPRLLWTLGIGNAAVATAFAVLGQQASEQEWMFMAIVLSVVVPLAMTWVVRHRWLKQQRRNERVANEP, translated from the coding sequence ATGCGTTTGCTTGTTCGCTTGGTTGGGGTCATCGCGATCGTGCTGGCAATTCCGATGGTAACAGCCCTGTTCTGGAGCGGGCCACTCGAGTCGCTGCTCGAGCGCTGGCAGGCCGAGCCCCCCTCAACAGGGTGGGTCGCTGGGCTGCTGATCGCGTTGCTGGCGTCCGACATCCTGCTGCCGGTGCCGTCGGGGCCGGTCATCACGCTAGCTGGCGGGCAGATCGGCGTGCTCCCCACTGCCATCGCGGCCTGGACCGGTTTGATGCTCGGCGGCCTCGCGGCGTTTGCGGTCGCGAAACGCCTGGGCCCGGCGGTCACCCGACGCTTGGCCTCGCCCGAAGACCTGGAGGGACTTAAATCGACCGCCCGACAGCACGACGCCTGGCTGCTGCTGGTGACTCGGCCGCTGCCGATTCTGGCCGAGGCGACCGTGCTGCTCTGCGGAACGCTCGACACCTCGTGGCCGCGATTGCTCTGGACCCTCGGCATCGGCAACGCGGCCGTCGCAACGGCGTTTGCGGTGCTCGGGCAGCAGGCGAGCGAGCAGGAGTGGATGTTCATGGCCATCGTGCTCTCGGTCGTCGTCCCGCTTGCAATGACCTGGGTGGTGCGACACCGCTGGCTCAAGCAGCAACGGCGGAACGAACGCGTTGCCAACGAACCCTAG
- a CDS encoding sulfatase-like hydrolase/transferase: MRKQLCIALVLSAFLSVASAAEPDRTEIPMPLSEFEGKIGKSFEDSQQDYPQPVQPPKGAPNIVLILIDDLGFGHPSTFGGPIPTPALDRLASAGLKYNRFHTTAICSPTRIALLTGRNHHQCATGTITELSTGYPGYHSIWPRSCASIAEVLKDNGYNTAAWGKWHNTPDWETSPIGPFDRWPTGLGFEYWYGFQGGRDEPVVSPTVP; the protein is encoded by the coding sequence ATGCGCAAGCAACTTTGTATCGCTCTCGTATTGTCAGCGTTTTTGTCCGTGGCATCGGCCGCGGAGCCCGATCGCACCGAGATTCCGATGCCGCTCTCGGAGTTCGAAGGCAAGATTGGCAAATCGTTTGAGGATTCCCAACAGGACTATCCCCAGCCGGTTCAGCCTCCGAAGGGAGCGCCGAATATCGTGCTGATTCTGATCGACGACTTGGGCTTTGGTCATCCTTCTACGTTCGGCGGACCTATTCCAACACCAGCCCTCGATCGACTTGCTTCTGCAGGACTGAAGTACAATCGCTTCCATACGACTGCCATTTGCTCACCAACGCGTATCGCCCTGTTGACCGGTCGCAATCACCACCAATGCGCTACGGGAACAATCACTGAATTATCGACTGGGTACCCCGGCTATCACAGCATCTGGCCGCGAAGTTGTGCGTCGATTGCCGAAGTGCTGAAGGATAACGGATACAACACTGCCGCCTGGGGCAAGTGGCACAATACGCCCGATTGGGAAACCAGCCCCATTGGCCCCTTCGATCGTTGGCCGACGGGGTTGGGCTTCGAGTATTGGTACGGATTCCAGGGGGGGCGAGACGAGCCAGTGGTATCCCCAACTGTTCCGTAA
- a CDS encoding sulfatase-like hydrolase/transferase has product MEPPKTPKEGYHLTEDLTDDAIAWIARQESIAPDKPFFVYFATGATHAPLHAPKEWIDKFKGKFDQGWDKVREETLVRQKMLGLVPENTKLTPRPNEIPSWDGLPEDAKRLYAHHQEAFAGFLAHTDYHVGRLLDAVSSLPDADNTLIIYIAGDNGPSAEGSLTGTTNNMMTQNGLPDTVESQMQEIDEIGGPKHENHYPVGWAWAGASPFQWMKRVPSHFGGTRNGMVVSWPAKLKDVGQTRSQFHHVIDIAPTIYEAVGIPEPKIVNGVEQTPIAGVSMVYTIADPNAEGRRKTQYFETGGHRAIYHDGWVAASFHGVPWELAGSIGFKDSEWQLYNIEEDFSEAVDLADSNPEKLKELQSIFDEEAKKYNVYPLDDRFAERATNPQRPSVTRGRESFRYASGTTRIPEGSAPPIYQRSHSISATLKTDGQAEGVIAAEGGSSGGYTLYVKDGKLVYEYNFFGKERYIIASKSKLPDGDVEVTMDYVQNPNKQDNPSIGGAVTLSVNGKKVAEGELKNVVPARFSATETLDIGADLGSTVSETYKAPNEFGGTIKAVNFKLK; this is encoded by the coding sequence GTGGAACCGCCGAAGACCCCCAAAGAAGGCTACCACCTTACCGAGGACCTTACCGACGATGCGATCGCTTGGATCGCCCGACAGGAATCGATTGCCCCAGATAAACCGTTTTTCGTTTACTTCGCAACGGGAGCCACTCACGCTCCGCTGCACGCACCGAAAGAATGGATCGACAAGTTCAAGGGAAAGTTTGATCAGGGCTGGGACAAGGTCCGCGAAGAAACGTTAGTGCGCCAGAAGATGCTTGGATTGGTTCCGGAAAACACCAAGTTGACTCCGCGACCCAATGAGATTCCCAGTTGGGATGGGCTTCCGGAGGACGCTAAGCGACTTTACGCCCACCACCAGGAAGCGTTTGCCGGATTCCTGGCCCATACGGATTACCATGTTGGCCGTCTGCTCGATGCCGTGAGTTCCCTTCCCGATGCAGATAACACACTGATCATTTACATTGCTGGCGACAATGGCCCAAGCGCCGAAGGCAGCTTGACCGGCACCACCAACAACATGATGACCCAGAATGGGCTCCCCGATACGGTCGAATCGCAAATGCAGGAGATCGATGAAATCGGAGGTCCCAAGCACGAAAACCACTATCCGGTTGGTTGGGCCTGGGCCGGGGCTTCCCCGTTTCAGTGGATGAAACGGGTGCCGTCGCATTTTGGAGGAACTCGCAACGGAATGGTCGTCTCGTGGCCAGCAAAGCTTAAAGATGTCGGGCAGACACGCAGCCAGTTTCATCATGTGATTGACATCGCACCGACCATCTACGAGGCGGTCGGCATCCCAGAGCCGAAAATCGTCAACGGCGTTGAACAGACCCCTATCGCCGGTGTCAGCATGGTGTACACCATCGCGGATCCTAATGCGGAGGGAAGGCGGAAGACCCAGTACTTCGAGACCGGAGGGCATCGTGCCATTTACCACGACGGATGGGTAGCGGCTTCGTTCCATGGGGTTCCTTGGGAACTCGCAGGGTCCATCGGTTTTAAAGATAGTGAGTGGCAACTTTACAACATCGAAGAGGATTTCTCGGAGGCCGTCGATCTAGCCGACAGCAACCCTGAGAAACTGAAAGAGCTGCAATCGATCTTCGACGAGGAAGCAAAGAAATACAACGTCTATCCGCTGGACGATCGGTTCGCCGAGCGGGCGACGAATCCCCAACGTCCGTCGGTGACCCGTGGTCGCGAATCGTTTCGATACGCATCGGGTACCACCCGCATCCCCGAGGGAAGTGCGCCGCCTATCTATCAAAGGTCGCACAGCATTAGTGCGACTCTCAAAACGGATGGCCAAGCGGAAGGAGTCATTGCGGCCGAAGGGGGAAGTTCCGGCGGCTACACCCTGTACGTCAAAGATGGCAAGTTAGTTTACGAATACAACTTCTTTGGCAAAGAGCGTTACATCATTGCCTCGAAGTCCAAGCTGCCCGACGGCGACGTCGAAGTGACCATGGATTACGTGCAGAATCCCAACAAGCAAGACAATCCATCCATCGGTGGGGCGGTCACTCTCTCCGTTAATGGCAAGAAAGTAGCCGAGGGGGAACTTAAAAATGTTGTCCCCGCTCGCTTTTCCGCAACGGAAACTCTAGACATCGGCGCAGACCTAGGATCCACGGTGTCGGAGACTTACAAGGCACCCAACGAGTTTGGCGGCACCATCAAAGCGGTAAACTTCAAGTTGAAGTGA
- a CDS encoding VWA domain-containing protein, giving the protein MNSIWLQFDRPQFLWLFALVPAIWWIGRGGFSGLRGLQWMLANTLRTLVFALVVLALADTQIMRTNNRLTVLYLLDQSHSIPDDQRDAMLDFVNASVEAHRRDETNDRVGVMVFGRKPEIEIPPLTTMPALRRLHALVDPEYSDLAAALAHARGMFPDDSAGRVVLVTDGNENLGNAVAEAQLLTDAGISIDVVPVALQQHVEVSVEKLILPARVRDHETFEMRVVLDVDAPAEQPNTLGTLRLVRQAFGREEIFAEQFVELPPGKTVLSIHDELDRPGFFTYEARFSPADPQSDATARNNRATAFTQIVGAGQVLLIENAEEPGEHEALVAALRRNGLEVEVMDTSMMFSSLIELQRFDCVVLADVPLAGTATGDEVLAFTDDQLRMLIENTESLGCGLVVIGGPNSYGAGGWAGSLLEQALPVDCQVQDAKVVPVGALGLVIDRSGSMDGVKMQSSKAAAIAAVKALGKRDMISVVAFDSTALPVVKLQNVGDAKRATAAIDRLSAGGGTDMYAAFEQVVSDLEKAEASVKHMIVLTDGQTPDRPYADLLQRARAAKITITSVAIGQDAQIPLLTKIAAAGGGKFYAVRSPLAVPRIFMREVRRVSRPLLRDLVPPQTPIVVSDDPMIEGLGDSFPAMRGFVMTTVKDNALVDVVLRSPAPPNAENSTLLATWNYGLGRVVAFTSDAGRRWTNEWTGWSGYDAFFTNMIRSSMRPTDGSHNYTLATTTSDGTTTVVVDALDNENQFINQNTGMLGTVVGPDSQAIPMLVEQIAPGRYVGHFDSHEPGTYVVAVVPADGPTLRTGVSVGYSPEYRDRAANVSLLETIAALQPRGGEPGQLIGGVDPTELDESAEQLATSQSNPFRHDLPKAVAVDSIWPWLLMAAACLYVGDVGVRRVRFDWASTRHSLAAWLGRKLGRQPSAETPATLERLRSRKQHLHDELATRRAKEPEQTPPETTSPLATATTTPPRTSGSDSTTNTSTGTEPHLAGDSPESDAAASYTERLLQAKRKATRRDS; this is encoded by the coding sequence TTGAATTCTATCTGGCTGCAATTCGATCGTCCCCAGTTTCTGTGGCTCTTCGCACTGGTGCCGGCGATCTGGTGGATCGGCCGCGGCGGCTTCAGCGGACTCCGCGGACTGCAGTGGATGCTGGCCAATACGCTGCGGACCTTGGTCTTCGCCCTGGTGGTGCTGGCCCTGGCCGATACGCAAATCATGCGGACGAACAATCGCCTGACCGTGCTTTACCTGCTCGATCAGTCGCACAGCATTCCCGACGATCAGCGCGACGCCATGCTCGACTTCGTCAACGCTTCGGTCGAGGCTCACCGCCGCGACGAAACGAACGACCGGGTCGGCGTGATGGTCTTCGGACGCAAGCCCGAGATTGAGATTCCGCCGCTCACGACGATGCCAGCCCTGCGGCGGCTGCACGCGCTGGTGGATCCCGAATACAGCGACCTGGCGGCCGCGCTGGCCCACGCCCGCGGCATGTTTCCCGACGACTCCGCAGGACGCGTGGTGCTGGTGACCGATGGCAACGAGAACCTCGGTAACGCGGTAGCCGAAGCACAACTGCTGACCGACGCGGGCATCAGCATCGATGTGGTGCCGGTCGCTTTGCAGCAGCACGTGGAAGTGTCCGTGGAGAAGCTGATTCTCCCCGCGCGGGTGCGCGACCACGAGACGTTTGAAATGCGGGTGGTGCTCGACGTCGACGCTCCGGCCGAGCAGCCAAACACCCTCGGCACGCTCCGCCTTGTGCGTCAAGCGTTTGGGCGCGAAGAGATCTTCGCCGAGCAGTTCGTGGAACTCCCGCCCGGCAAAACCGTGCTCAGCATCCACGACGAACTCGACCGCCCGGGCTTCTTCACCTACGAGGCGCGGTTCTCACCGGCCGATCCGCAGTCGGACGCCACCGCTCGCAACAACCGAGCGACCGCGTTCACGCAGATCGTCGGCGCCGGGCAGGTGCTGCTGATCGAGAACGCCGAAGAGCCTGGCGAGCACGAAGCATTGGTTGCCGCGCTGCGACGCAACGGACTCGAGGTCGAGGTGATGGACACTTCGATGATGTTCTCGTCGCTCATCGAACTGCAACGCTTCGACTGCGTGGTGCTGGCCGACGTGCCGCTCGCAGGCACCGCCACCGGCGACGAGGTGCTGGCCTTCACCGACGATCAACTGCGCATGCTGATCGAAAACACCGAAAGCCTCGGTTGCGGACTGGTGGTCATCGGCGGACCCAACAGCTACGGAGCCGGTGGTTGGGCCGGCAGTTTGCTCGAGCAGGCGCTGCCGGTCGACTGCCAGGTGCAGGACGCCAAGGTGGTGCCGGTTGGTGCGTTGGGCCTGGTGATCGACCGCTCGGGCTCGATGGATGGCGTGAAGATGCAGTCGAGCAAGGCGGCCGCCATCGCTGCGGTAAAAGCCCTCGGCAAGCGCGACATGATTAGCGTCGTGGCGTTCGACTCCACCGCGCTGCCGGTGGTGAAGCTGCAAAACGTCGGCGACGCCAAGCGAGCCACCGCGGCGATCGACCGCCTGTCGGCCGGTGGTGGTACCGACATGTACGCCGCGTTCGAGCAGGTGGTCTCCGACCTGGAAAAAGCCGAAGCGTCGGTCAAGCACATGATTGTGCTCACCGATGGCCAAACGCCCGACCGCCCGTACGCCGACCTACTGCAACGCGCCCGGGCGGCGAAGATCACGATCACGTCGGTCGCGATTGGGCAAGACGCGCAGATTCCGCTGCTCACGAAAATTGCCGCCGCGGGAGGTGGCAAGTTTTACGCGGTCCGCAGCCCGCTGGCGGTGCCTCGCATTTTCATGCGAGAGGTACGACGCGTGTCGCGACCGCTGCTGCGAGACCTGGTTCCTCCGCAAACGCCGATCGTGGTGAGCGACGACCCGATGATCGAAGGACTCGGCGACTCGTTCCCGGCGATGCGCGGTTTTGTGATGACCACCGTGAAAGACAACGCGCTGGTCGACGTGGTGCTACGCTCCCCCGCCCCGCCGAACGCGGAGAATAGCACGTTGCTGGCGACCTGGAATTATGGCCTCGGCCGCGTGGTCGCGTTCACCAGCGACGCGGGCCGGCGGTGGACCAACGAGTGGACCGGCTGGTCGGGCTACGACGCGTTCTTTACGAACATGATTCGCTCCAGCATGCGGCCGACCGACGGCTCGCACAACTACACGCTCGCAACCACCACCAGTGATGGAACCACCACGGTGGTGGTCGACGCACTCGACAACGAGAACCAGTTCATCAACCAAAACACTGGCATGCTCGGCACCGTGGTCGGGCCCGACTCGCAAGCGATCCCGATGCTGGTCGAGCAAATCGCGCCAGGGCGCTACGTGGGACATTTTGATTCGCACGAACCAGGCACCTACGTCGTGGCGGTGGTACCGGCCGATGGCCCGACGCTTCGCACCGGCGTGAGCGTCGGCTACTCGCCGGAGTATCGCGACCGCGCGGCAAACGTGTCGCTGCTTGAAACAATTGCCGCTCTACAACCCCGCGGCGGCGAGCCCGGACAGCTGATCGGCGGTGTCGATCCCACCGAACTCGACGAGTCGGCCGAGCAGCTGGCGACAAGCCAATCGAACCCGTTCCGACACGACCTGCCGAAAGCGGTAGCGGTCGACTCGATCTGGCCCTGGCTGCTGATGGCCGCCGCCTGCTTGTACGTCGGCGACGTCGGCGTGCGTCGCGTGCGTTTCGATTGGGCGAGCACTCGACACTCGCTCGCCGCCTGGCTCGGTCGCAAACTTGGTCGCCAGCCGAGCGCCGAAACGCCGGCCACGCTCGAGCGACTCCGCAGCCGCAAACAACACTTGCACGACGAACTAGCAACCCGCCGGGCGAAAGAACCGGAGCAGACACCGCCGGAGACAACCAGCCCGCTCGCAACAGCAACAACAACACCCCCTCGCACTTCAGGCAGCGACTCCACGACCAATACATCCACTGGCACAGAACCGCATCTGGCAGGCGACTCGCCCGAAAGCGACGCAGCGGCCAGCTATACCGAACGACTTTTGCAGGCCAAACGCAAAGCGACGCGCCGAGACTCTTAA
- a CDS encoding SMI1/KNR4 family protein — translation MQADLFQPAAETAILDFEQQLGLQLPEAYRDFLSTTNGADFDNTEIVPVFAIDYKNKGVAVPADWHHGDSDAFCNSGMQASQLLTLFGIGDHPHFQLTKQQPDYIREWLPAEFLPIGIVDAHVHRLCLDLRPDSFGQVAYWYYPSSSPEPDDDQPSTEFVSWVADDFHLFWESLVEMPFDDLELWT, via the coding sequence ATGCAAGCAGATCTTTTCCAACCGGCTGCGGAGACTGCCATTCTGGATTTCGAACAACAACTTGGTCTCCAGTTACCTGAAGCATATCGAGACTTCCTCAGCACGACGAATGGTGCTGATTTCGACAATACCGAGATTGTTCCTGTATTTGCCATCGACTACAAGAACAAAGGGGTTGCGGTTCCCGCTGACTGGCATCACGGAGATTCCGATGCTTTTTGCAATTCCGGAATGCAGGCATCGCAGCTATTAACTCTATTTGGAATTGGGGATCACCCTCATTTCCAACTGACCAAGCAGCAACCAGATTACATACGAGAATGGCTGCCTGCAGAGTTCCTTCCAATTGGAATAGTCGATGCTCATGTTCATCGCCTGTGCTTGGATTTGCGGCCAGACTCATTCGGTCAAGTGGCCTATTGGTACTATCCAAGCTCTTCTCCCGAACCAGACGACGATCAACCTTCAACCGAGTTTGTGTCGTGGGTCGCGGACGATTTTCATCTTTTCTGGGAGAGCTTGGTGGAGATGCCATTCGATGACTTAGAACTCTGGACATAG
- a CDS encoding efflux RND transporter periplasmic adaptor subunit has translation MITWFRYLRLPLLVAAIAGAVFYVRTRPVPVEVHEVETGPLVAEVMGTGTLEARVRATISPKISGRIAEVLVDQGDSIKAGELLARLDDDEWAKQVKVAEATIEAARASLGRFKAEQQQAQSTRVLAESEFNRMSELVGQNAVTQSEFDKAREALEVAKAGVTRADAALLEAEQQVVLAKESLAYQETRFADTRLLAPFDGLVIKRYRDAGAIAVPGSPIIDIISLDELWISAWVDETEMDRLKSDLPARVVFRSEPEKDYQGQVARLGKQSDRETREFVVDVRVVELPENWAIGQRAEVYIEWARTDEVTIVPERLVSRRNGQAGVYVVRKSRAEWQPIEIGLQGREEVEVTKGLAPGDKMVTPVRDNMSLEGRNVQLP, from the coding sequence ATGATCACTTGGTTTCGCTATCTTCGGTTGCCGCTACTCGTGGCAGCGATTGCCGGTGCTGTGTTCTATGTGCGCACTCGGCCAGTTCCTGTGGAAGTGCATGAAGTGGAAACCGGTCCGTTGGTGGCCGAGGTCATGGGCACTGGCACGCTCGAAGCCCGAGTCCGCGCGACGATTAGCCCCAAGATTTCTGGCCGGATTGCGGAGGTGCTTGTCGACCAGGGCGATTCCATCAAGGCGGGGGAGTTGCTTGCTCGACTCGATGACGACGAGTGGGCCAAGCAAGTGAAGGTTGCCGAGGCCACGATCGAAGCGGCGAGGGCTTCGCTCGGTCGATTCAAAGCCGAGCAGCAACAAGCACAATCGACGCGCGTGCTGGCCGAATCGGAGTTCAATCGGATGAGTGAATTGGTGGGCCAAAATGCGGTAACCCAATCGGAGTTCGATAAGGCCCGCGAAGCACTCGAGGTCGCCAAGGCCGGTGTTACGCGGGCCGATGCGGCATTGCTGGAAGCCGAGCAGCAAGTTGTCCTGGCTAAGGAGTCGCTTGCCTACCAGGAAACCCGATTTGCCGACACGCGACTGCTTGCTCCCTTCGATGGCCTGGTGATCAAACGATACCGTGATGCGGGGGCCATTGCTGTGCCGGGTAGTCCGATTATCGATATCATCTCGCTAGACGAACTTTGGATTTCGGCCTGGGTCGACGAGACCGAGATGGACCGGCTGAAGTCCGATTTGCCCGCCCGAGTGGTGTTTCGCTCGGAGCCCGAGAAGGATTACCAGGGACAAGTCGCTCGACTCGGCAAACAGTCGGATCGCGAAACCCGGGAGTTCGTCGTTGATGTAAGGGTGGTGGAGCTGCCGGAGAATTGGGCCATCGGTCAGCGGGCGGAGGTTTACATCGAGTGGGCGCGGACCGACGAAGTGACGATCGTCCCTGAGCGTCTCGTTAGTCGCCGCAACGGTCAGGCGGGCGTTTATGTCGTCAGGAAGTCGAGAGCAGAGTGGCAACCAATCGAGATCGGCTTGCAGGGACGGGAGGAAGTCGAGGTCACCAAGGGACTCGCGCCCGGCGATAAGATGGTGACACCGGTCCGCGACAACATGTCCTTGGAGGGGCGGAACGTCCAATTGCCATGA
- a CDS encoding nitronate monooxygenase, whose protein sequence is MPRSEERPEPIIIQGGMGVAVSDWRLAKAVSQAGQLGVVSGTAIETVLVRRLQQGDAEGHMRRALDAFPYPAMAKRIVERYFVEGGIAPGASIATTRVITDQPTREQLELVVAANFVEIYLAKEDHSGVIGVNYLEKIQTPTLPSLFGAMLAGVDYVLMGAGIPKSIPGILDRLQDGLEVELPLHVEGATDDDHFVARFNPMELCDNDIPWLNRPKFLAIVASATLASMLRRKSTGQVDGFVIEGPTAGGHNAPPRGKAGLNERGEPIYGDRDDVDLNAIAKLGLPYWLAGSCGSPEGLRQALDAGAAGIQVGTAFAFCNESGILDHLRHSVLADVLAGKVDVLTDPLASPTGFPIKVLQRDATMSDDMLYAERNRVCDLGYLCHGYRKEDGSIGWRCPGEPAKAYVHKGGEQQETVGRKCICNGLLATVGLEQHRGGKAELPLLTCGLDVANLGQFVQAAEHLDYSAAQVIEHLLTGTPKPAPAAAESNS, encoded by the coding sequence ATGCCGCGATCAGAAGAGCGTCCCGAACCTATCATCATTCAAGGTGGCATGGGGGTCGCCGTCTCCGACTGGCGCCTTGCCAAGGCGGTGTCGCAAGCTGGTCAGCTTGGCGTTGTCTCGGGCACTGCGATCGAAACCGTGTTGGTTCGTCGGCTGCAGCAAGGCGATGCTGAAGGCCACATGCGTCGCGCCCTCGACGCCTTCCCTTATCCCGCGATGGCGAAGCGAATCGTCGAGCGCTATTTTGTCGAAGGGGGCATTGCCCCTGGCGCTTCGATCGCGACGACGCGGGTGATTACCGATCAACCGACTCGCGAGCAACTCGAGCTGGTAGTTGCGGCCAACTTCGTCGAAATCTACTTGGCCAAAGAAGACCATTCGGGCGTGATTGGCGTGAACTACTTGGAGAAAATCCAAACGCCAACGCTGCCCTCGTTGTTTGGTGCCATGCTCGCAGGCGTCGACTACGTGCTGATGGGAGCCGGTATCCCGAAGTCGATCCCCGGCATCCTCGACCGCTTGCAGGACGGGCTCGAAGTGGAGCTGCCGCTGCACGTGGAGGGAGCCACCGACGACGATCACTTTGTCGCCCGCTTCAATCCGATGGAGCTGTGCGACAACGATATTCCCTGGCTCAATCGGCCTAAGTTCCTCGCCATCGTGGCCTCGGCGACCCTGGCCAGCATGCTCCGTCGCAAGTCGACCGGGCAGGTCGACGGTTTTGTGATCGAAGGCCCAACCGCCGGTGGGCACAACGCTCCGCCACGTGGCAAGGCTGGTTTGAACGAACGTGGCGAGCCGATCTACGGCGATCGCGACGATGTCGACCTGAACGCCATCGCCAAGCTTGGTTTGCCTTACTGGCTGGCCGGCTCGTGCGGCTCGCCCGAGGGCTTGCGTCAGGCGCTGGATGCCGGCGCGGCTGGTATTCAAGTCGGTACTGCGTTTGCATTCTGTAACGAGTCGGGCATTCTCGACCACCTCCGGCACTCGGTGCTGGCCGACGTGCTGGCTGGAAAGGTCGACGTACTGACCGACCCGCTTGCCTCGCCGACTGGGTTCCCGATCAAGGTGTTGCAGCGCGACGCGACCATGTCCGACGATATGCTTTACGCCGAGCGGAATCGGGTGTGCGACTTGGGTTATCTGTGTCATGGCTATCGTAAGGAGGATGGCAGCATCGGTTGGCGTTGTCCTGGCGAGCCGGCAAAGGCTTATGTTCATAAAGGTGGCGAGCAGCAGGAGACCGTTGGTCGCAAGTGCATTTGCAACGGCCTGCTGGCCACGGTTGGCCTCGAGCAGCACCGCGGCGGCAAAGCCGAGTTGCCGCTGCTCACCTGTGGGCTCGACGTGGCGAACCTTGGTCAGTTTGTGCAAGCTGCCGAGCACCTCGACTACTCGGCAGCCCAGGTGATCGAGCACCTGCTAACCGGCACACCAAAACCAGCTCCAGCAGCAGCCGAGAGCAACAGCTAA